In a single window of the Luteibacter rhizovicinus DSM 16549 genome:
- a CDS encoding methionine ABC transporter permease — protein sequence MSPMQTLFPNIDWAEIGQACIDTLLMLGGSLLFTVVLGLPLGIWLFLTARGQLHAKPKLYGVLSLVVNVLRSVPFIILMILLIPVTKAITGVSIGIRGAIVPLVIGAAPFLARLVETALREVDRGVIEASQAMGATTRQIVTRVLLPEARPGLIAGATVTAVALVGYTAMGGIVGAGGLGALAYQYGYNGYKPDYMLVTVALLVVLVQILQSLGDRLVTRYSRR from the coding sequence ATGAGCCCCATGCAGACGCTTTTCCCCAACATCGACTGGGCCGAAATCGGCCAGGCCTGCATCGACACCCTGCTGATGCTCGGCGGTTCGCTACTGTTCACCGTGGTGCTCGGCCTGCCGCTGGGCATCTGGCTGTTCCTCACCGCGCGCGGGCAACTGCATGCGAAGCCGAAGCTCTACGGCGTGCTGTCGCTGGTCGTCAACGTGTTGCGCTCGGTGCCCTTCATCATCCTGATGATCCTGCTGATCCCGGTGACCAAGGCGATCACTGGCGTGAGCATCGGCATCCGCGGCGCCATCGTCCCCCTGGTGATCGGTGCGGCTCCCTTCCTTGCCCGACTGGTGGAGACCGCGCTGCGCGAGGTCGATCGCGGCGTGATCGAGGCCAGCCAGGCCATGGGTGCGACCACCCGCCAGATCGTGACGCGCGTGCTCCTGCCCGAGGCCCGGCCTGGCCTGATTGCCGGTGCCACGGTCACCGCCGTCGCCCTGGTCGGCTATACGGCCATGGGCGGCATCGTCGGCGCCGGCGGTCTCGGCGCGCTGGCCTACCAGTACGGCTATAACGGCTACAAACCCGATTACATGCTTGTCACCGTGGCCCTGCTGGTCGTCCTCGTGCAGATCCTGCAATCGCTCGGCGATCGCCTGGTAACCCGCTATAGCCGTCGCTGA